CGGTAGGTCAGCAGGCATAGGCACAGCAAGGAATCGTAAGGGCTACCGGTGGCACCCGATGCCTCGCGGGGCCACCTTGCTCGCGACTGTGTTCGGCGGACCGGCTAGCGTGTCGGAATAAGGGTTAGCGGGCAACACCGAGTTGCCCCTCGCGTCGGATCACAGGCGCGGCCGACAGGTGGCCCCCGAAATCGGGGGCACGGAAGGACGATGAGCGGTGTTTACGCAGGTCATGACCCCAACGGACCGGGTGAGGTAGGCGCGTGCACATCGTCATCATGGGCTGCGGACGCGTCGGCTCCGCCCTGGCCAGAACGCTCGAGAAACAAGGCCATTCGGTCGCGGTCATCGACCAGGACCCGACCGCCTTCCGCCGGCTCGGCGCGGGCTTCAACGGCCGCCGGGTCACCGGCGTCGGCTTCGACCAGGACACCCTGAAGGAAGCGGGCATCGAGGAGGCCGGCGCGTTCGCCGCCGTCTCCAGCGGTGACAACTCGAACATCATCGCGGCCCGGGTGGCCCGCGAGAACTTCGGCGTCGAGCACGTCGCGGCCCGCATCTACGACCCGCGCCGCGCCGAGGTCTACCAGCGGCTGGGCATCCCGACCGTCGCCACCGTCCGCTGGACCGCCGACCAGATGCTGCGCCGGCTGCTGCCGAGCGGCGCCGAGCCGGTCTGGCAGGACCCGTCGGGCGCCGTCCAGCTCGCCGAGGTCGCGTTCGCCCCCGCCTGGATCGGCCACCGGCTGTCCGACCTGGAGGCCGCCGCCGGGGTCAGGGTGGCGTTCGTCACCCGGGTCGGCGAGGGCGTGCTGCCCACCGCGCAGATGGTGGTGCAGGAAGGCGACCTGGTGCACGTGATGCTGCGCCGCAACGAACTGACCGCGGTCGAGGCGGCCTTCGCCAAGGGCCCCGAGGAGGCTGGTCACTGATGCGCGTCGCAATCGCCGGAGCCGGTGCCGTCGGCCGTTCCATCGCCGGAGAGCTGCTGGAGAACGGCCACGAGGTCCTGCTGATCGACAAGAACCCCAACTCCATCTCGGTGGAGCGGGTCCCGCTGGCGGAGTGGCTGCTCGCCGACGCCTGCGAGATCACCTCGCTGGACGAGGCCGCGCTGCAGCGCTGCCACGTGGTGATCGCCGCCACCGGTGACGACAAGGTCAACCTGGTGGTGTCGCTGCTCGCCAAGACCGAGTACGGGGTGCCCCGGGTGGTCGCCCGGGTGAACAACCCGAAGAACGAGTGGCTCTACAACGAGTCCTGGGGCGTGGACGTCGCGGTCTCCACCCCGCGCCTGATGTCGGCGCTGGTCGAGGAGGCGGTGAGCGTCGGCGACCTGGTCCGCCTGATGCGCTTCTCGCAGGGCAACGCCAACCTGGTCGAGCTCACCCTGGCCGCCGACACCGACCTGGTCGGCACCCGGGTCGGCGACGTGGCCTGGCCGGTGGACACCGCGCTGGTCACCATCATCCGCGAGGGCCGGGTGCTGGTCCCCGGCGGCAACGACACCCTGGAGGCCGGCGACGAGCTGCTGTTCGTCGCCGCCCAGGAGCGCGAGGAGGAGCTGGAGACGCTGCTGGCCGGCTGATCCCGCACCACGCAGAAGGGCCCGCGCTTCCCGCGCGGGCCCTTCGTCGTCACTTCTCCGGCTCGTCCGGGTCCTCGTCGTCGAAGACCGCCTTGATCGGCGGCGGCGCCGTCAGCAGGATCTGCCAGGTGACGTACATCGCCAGCAGCAGCGGCGGGATGCCGAGCGCGACCTTGACCCAGCCCAGCAGGTTGACGTTGTGGGTGAAGTACAGCGGGAACAGGATCGCCGGCTTGAGACCCATGATCACCACCCAGGCCCAGGTCGCCTTGGTGTACGCGGCCAGCCGGCCCGGGTTCTGCTTGCGCCAGGTGAACATCTCACCGGTGATCGGGCCGAGCATCAGGCCGATCATCGGCCAGCGCACCAGCGCGGACACCGCCAGGGCCGCGCAGTAGCCGACGCT
The DNA window shown above is from Streptomyces sp. TLI_171 and carries:
- a CDS encoding TrkA family potassium uptake protein → MRVAIAGAGAVGRSIAGELLENGHEVLLIDKNPNSISVERVPLAEWLLADACEITSLDEAALQRCHVVIAATGDDKVNLVVSLLAKTEYGVPRVVARVNNPKNEWLYNESWGVDVAVSTPRLMSALVEEAVSVGDLVRLMRFSQGNANLVELTLAADTDLVGTRVGDVAWPVDTALVTIIREGRVLVPGGNDTLEAGDELLFVAAQEREEELETLLAG
- a CDS encoding DUF3159 domain-containing protein; this translates as MSNEAIRVTANDPQDDERDASREAADTVMSAFGGVRGMVDITLPGLVYIITFNITHKVAASAWAALGLCAVLVVARLLRRETLKHAFSGVFGVAISAWFAMKTGKAEDFYLPGLLWSVGYCAALAVSALVRWPMIGLMLGPITGEMFTWRKQNPGRLAAYTKATWAWVVIMGLKPAILFPLYFTHNVNLLGWVKVALGIPPLLLAMYVTWQILLTAPPPIKAVFDDEDPDEPEK
- a CDS encoding TrkA family potassium uptake protein, whose product is MHIVIMGCGRVGSALARTLEKQGHSVAVIDQDPTAFRRLGAGFNGRRVTGVGFDQDTLKEAGIEEAGAFAAVSSGDNSNIIAARVARENFGVEHVAARIYDPRRAEVYQRLGIPTVATVRWTADQMLRRLLPSGAEPVWQDPSGAVQLAEVAFAPAWIGHRLSDLEAAAGVRVAFVTRVGEGVLPTAQMVVQEGDLVHVMLRRNELTAVEAAFAKGPEEAGH